From one Terriglobales bacterium genomic stretch:
- a CDS encoding SMP-30/gluconolactonase/LRE family protein, with protein MRYLAIVLLALAGWAHAQTVADAPAGKPLGTIDLATNEGAALVKGTWRYSDTKIIEVDFRGPGPDNQPSGAPVKTYDYTPHAGGADFDDSAWPVIEPTTLNARRGFGRLGFNWYRIRLTIPERVGDFDATGSTVVFETALDDYAEIWVDGELSRALGQMGGSVVSGWNAPNRLIIGRDVKPGQQIQLAVFGINGPLSNPPTNFIWMRYARLEFYAGTHGPRAVTPAEVNVEVQRLDPAMDAIVGPNPKIFKLAEGFKFTEGPIWVRQGEYLLFSDPNSNTIYKYTKDGELSVFRTPSGYSGADIAEYGQPGSNGLTLDREGRLTINEHGNHRVSRLEKDDKVTVLADNYQGKRLNSPNDLVYKSDGSLYFTDPPFGLPKFYDDPRRQLPFEGVFRISTDGKLTLVSTDLKGPNGIAFSPDEKYLYVGNWDEKKKVVMRYEVKPDGTLANGQVFFDMTAAKGEDALDGIKVDQAGNLYVSGPGGLWVISAAGKHLGTILAPRHVHNMAWGDEDGKTLYLCGRSSLYRMRLNIAGVRP; from the coding sequence GTGAGATACCTGGCAATCGTGCTGCTGGCGCTCGCGGGTTGGGCGCACGCACAAACCGTCGCCGATGCGCCCGCGGGCAAGCCGCTGGGTACCATCGACCTGGCCACGAACGAGGGCGCGGCGCTGGTAAAAGGAACGTGGCGGTACAGCGACACCAAGATCATCGAGGTGGATTTCCGCGGACCCGGCCCTGACAACCAGCCGAGCGGCGCTCCCGTAAAGACCTACGACTACACGCCGCACGCCGGCGGGGCGGACTTCGACGACTCCGCATGGCCGGTCATCGAGCCTACGACGCTCAACGCACGCCGCGGCTTCGGACGTCTCGGCTTCAACTGGTATCGCATCCGGCTGACCATTCCGGAGCGTGTCGGCGACTTCGATGCGACGGGCTCGACGGTGGTGTTCGAAACTGCGCTCGACGACTACGCCGAAATCTGGGTGGACGGCGAGCTCTCGCGGGCTCTTGGCCAGATGGGGGGCTCGGTGGTCTCGGGCTGGAACGCGCCCAACCGGCTCATCATCGGCCGCGACGTCAAACCGGGCCAGCAGATCCAACTTGCTGTGTTCGGCATCAACGGACCGCTTTCGAACCCGCCCACGAACTTCATCTGGATGCGGTACGCCCGACTGGAGTTCTACGCGGGTACGCACGGGCCACGGGCCGTGACCCCGGCGGAAGTGAATGTGGAAGTGCAGCGTCTCGATCCGGCGATGGACGCCATCGTCGGACCCAATCCGAAAATCTTCAAGCTGGCGGAGGGCTTCAAGTTCACTGAAGGACCCATCTGGGTGCGCCAGGGCGAGTATCTGCTGTTCAGCGATCCCAACAGCAACACCATTTACAAGTACACGAAGGACGGTGAACTCAGCGTTTTCCGCACGCCCAGCGGCTACTCGGGCGCGGACATCGCGGAGTACGGGCAGCCCGGTTCGAACGGCCTGACCCTCGACCGCGAAGGCCGCCTCACCATCAACGAGCACGGCAACCACCGCGTCTCGCGGCTGGAAAAGGACGACAAGGTCACGGTGCTGGCCGACAACTACCAGGGCAAGCGGCTCAACAGCCCCAACGACCTGGTTTACAAGTCCGACGGCTCTCTGTACTTCACCGATCCGCCGTTCGGGCTGCCGAAGTTCTATGATGATCCGCGCCGGCAGCTTCCCTTCGAGGGCGTGTTCCGTATCTCGACGGACGGCAAACTCACTCTGGTCTCCACCGACCTGAAGGGGCCCAACGGCATCGCCTTCTCTCCCGACGAGAAATATCTCTACGTCGGCAACTGGGATGAGAAGAAGAAGGTCGTGATGCGCTATGAAGTGAAGCCCGACGGCACCCTGGCGAACGGCCAGGTGTTCTTCGATATGACGGCAGCCAAGGGTGAAGACGCGTTGGACGGCATCAAGGTAGACCAGGCGGGCAACCTGTACGTTTCCGGGCCGGGCGGGCTGTGGGTGATCTCGGCCGCGGGCAAGCATTTGGGAACCATCCTTGCGCCCCGCCACGTGCACAACATGGCGTGGGGCGACGAAGACGGAAAAACGCTCTACTTGTGCGGACGCAGCAGCCTCTACCGGATGCGGCTGAACATTGCCGGCGTCCGGCCGTAA
- a CDS encoding heme-binding protein: MKTLRTLATTLLMVVAALPLGAELPRKQVLTLEAAKKIAAAAEAEALKRGSTVVIAVVDDGGYLIVLERLDDTQVASVEVAMGKARTAAIFRRPSGAFEEQVKNGRLASLVLPGATPLQGGVPITVNGKVIGAIGVSGNTPQEDEDIAKVGAAATEAAIR, translated from the coding sequence ATGAAGACTCTACGCACACTAGCGACAACGCTGCTGATGGTCGTGGCGGCCCTGCCTCTGGGGGCGGAGCTGCCACGGAAGCAAGTCCTGACCCTGGAGGCGGCGAAGAAGATCGCTGCCGCCGCCGAAGCGGAAGCTTTGAAGCGCGGCTCTACCGTGGTGATCGCGGTGGTGGATGACGGGGGCTACCTCATCGTGCTCGAACGCCTGGATGACACGCAGGTGGCGAGCGTCGAGGTCGCCATGGGCAAGGCACGCACGGCGGCGATCTTCCGCCGTCCGAGCGGAGCCTTTGAGGAGCAGGTGAAGAACGGCCGCCTGGCCTCTCTGGTGCTGCCCGGCGCGACACCGCTGCAAGGCGGTGTGCCCATCACGGTGAATGGCAAAGTGATCGGCGCCATCGGCGTGAGCGGCAACACTCCGCAGGAGGACGAGGACATCGCGAAGGTCGGCGCGGCCGCCACGGAGGCGGCCATCCGGTGA
- a CDS encoding heme-binding protein translates to MKKILLALIAATLMAAAASAQIAEKKSLTLDGARKVIAAAKAEAQKLNAPGGVIAVVDDGGNLMALERLDGTFAAGANISIGKARTAVQFKRPTRFFEELINSSGKGRTVMTALNDFTPLIGGVPIVVDNQVVGGVGVSGAASAAQDEELAIAGANSLSGPMAAAPVSHFDKDQVSAAFAKGAVLFDGQGRNYMVHASRREKPGQAEVHNNDADIIYVLEGTATFVTGGTVVDPKNIAADEIRGATIEGGETRMLKKGDVIIVPNNTPHLFKEVSNPFLYYVVKVR, encoded by the coding sequence ATGAAGAAAATCCTCCTAGCCCTGATCGCTGCGACACTGATGGCCGCAGCGGCCTCCGCGCAGATCGCGGAAAAGAAATCGCTGACGCTGGACGGTGCCCGCAAAGTGATCGCGGCCGCCAAGGCAGAAGCCCAAAAGCTCAACGCACCCGGCGGCGTGATCGCCGTGGTGGATGACGGCGGCAACCTGATGGCGCTGGAGCGCCTGGACGGCACGTTCGCCGCCGGGGCCAACATCTCCATCGGCAAGGCGCGCACCGCAGTGCAGTTCAAGCGGCCGACGCGCTTCTTCGAAGAGCTGATCAACTCCAGCGGCAAGGGCCGCACGGTGATGACCGCGCTCAACGACTTCACCCCGCTGATCGGCGGCGTGCCCATCGTGGTGGACAACCAGGTGGTGGGCGGCGTGGGCGTGAGCGGCGCGGCCAGCGCGGCGCAGGACGAAGAACTGGCTATCGCCGGCGCCAACTCGCTCTCCGGCCCGATGGCGGCGGCGCCCGTCAGCCATTTCGACAAGGACCAGGTGTCCGCGGCCTTCGCCAAGGGCGCGGTCCTGTTCGATGGCCAGGGACGCAACTACATGGTGCACGCCAGCCGGCGCGAAAAACCCGGCCAGGCCGAAGTGCACAACAACGACGCCGACATCATCTATGTGCTCGAGGGGACGGCGACCTTCGTCACGGGCGGTACGGTGGTTGATCCCAAGAACATCGCAGCGGACGAGATCCGCGGCGCAACCATCGAGGGCGGGGAAACCCGCATGCTGAAGAAGGGCGACGTCATCATCGTGCCCAACAACACGCCCCACCTGTTCAAGGAAGTCAGCAATCCCTTCCTGTACTACGTGGTGAAGGTGCGGTAG
- a CDS encoding DM13 domain-containing protein — MQARKLVIAVIAAAVVFGLWYAFRPERLFTNVTVNEQFPETQAASASTQLRMGQFHDGAHQTRGMATIHRLADGKHVLRLSNFETSNGPDVHVYLAVAPDALDNETVTNGGFVDLGTIKGNKGDQNYELAADLDVEKYNSVVIWCKRFSVNFGAAPLVAGNAIPATPQKLVAAGEFHKVAHDAQGYAMVHELADGRRILRFTEFETSNGPELHVYAVAAADAADSDSVKKAGFVDLGALKGNKGDQNYELPQDLDLAKYQSVAVWCKRFSVNFATAPLTPKS; from the coding sequence ATGCAAGCACGCAAGCTTGTGATCGCAGTGATCGCGGCAGCGGTGGTGTTCGGATTGTGGTACGCGTTCCGCCCGGAGCGCCTGTTCACCAACGTGACCGTGAATGAGCAGTTCCCGGAAACGCAGGCGGCCTCGGCCTCCACCCAGCTCCGCATGGGGCAATTCCACGACGGCGCCCACCAGACGCGCGGCATGGCCACCATCCACCGGCTGGCGGACGGCAAGCACGTACTGCGCCTGAGCAACTTCGAGACCTCGAACGGGCCCGACGTGCACGTCTACCTGGCGGTGGCGCCGGACGCGCTGGATAACGAAACCGTAACCAATGGCGGCTTCGTCGACCTGGGCACGATCAAGGGCAACAAGGGCGACCAGAATTACGAGCTGGCCGCGGACCTGGACGTAGAGAAGTACAACTCCGTAGTGATCTGGTGCAAGCGGTTCAGCGTGAATTTCGGCGCCGCTCCGTTGGTCGCGGGCAACGCCATTCCGGCTACGCCCCAGAAGCTGGTGGCGGCGGGTGAGTTCCACAAGGTGGCGCACGACGCCCAGGGCTACGCCATGGTGCATGAACTGGCCGACGGCCGCCGCATCCTGCGGTTCACCGAGTTCGAGACCTCCAACGGTCCCGAGCTGCACGTTTACGCGGTGGCGGCTGCGGATGCCGCGGACAGCGACAGCGTCAAGAAGGCCGGCTTCGTGGATCTGGGCGCGCTCAAGGGCAACAAGGGCGACCAGAACTACGAGCTCCCCCAAGACCTCGACCTGGCCAAGTATCAGTCCGTCGCCGTGTGGTGCAAACGGTTCAGCGTGAACTTTGCCACGGCGCCGCTGACGCCGAAGTCCTAA
- a CDS encoding aquaporin yields MADNSPPASSPGDALARHWPEYLIEATLLGLFMVSACMFTALLEHPSSPLRQAIPDGVVRRVLTGVAMGLTAIALIHSPLGKRSGAHMNPSFTLTFARLGKVAPWDAFFYMAAQFAGGVAGVVVSWLVLRQTLAHPNVNYAVTLPGPDGPAIAFLGEVVISFLLMTMVLITTNHPRLSHYTGIFAGLLLATYISVEAPLSGMSMNPARTLGSALPAAVFDSLWLYFLAPPLGMLLAAETYVRWKGARSVLCAKYHHHNTERCIFRCRFGEMANGG; encoded by the coding sequence ATGGCAGACAACTCACCACCGGCTTCCTCACCCGGCGACGCACTGGCCCGACACTGGCCCGAATACCTGATCGAAGCCACGCTGCTGGGGCTGTTCATGGTGTCGGCGTGCATGTTCACAGCGCTGCTGGAACATCCATCCTCCCCGTTGCGCCAGGCGATTCCGGACGGAGTAGTCCGCCGGGTCCTGACGGGAGTGGCCATGGGGCTCACGGCCATCGCGCTGATCCACTCGCCGCTGGGGAAGCGCTCCGGGGCGCACATGAATCCCTCCTTCACGCTGACGTTCGCACGTCTGGGCAAGGTAGCGCCTTGGGACGCGTTCTTCTACATGGCGGCACAGTTCGCCGGCGGAGTGGCCGGCGTAGTGGTTTCCTGGCTGGTGCTGCGGCAGACGCTGGCACACCCGAATGTGAACTACGCCGTCACCCTGCCGGGACCGGACGGGCCGGCGATCGCGTTCCTGGGCGAAGTGGTCATCTCATTCCTGCTGATGACCATGGTGCTTATCACTACCAATCACCCGCGGCTTTCGCACTACACGGGCATATTCGCGGGCCTGCTGCTGGCTACGTACATCTCCGTGGAAGCGCCGCTCTCAGGTATGAGCATGAATCCGGCGCGAACCCTGGGCTCGGCGCTGCCGGCCGCGGTGTTCGACAGTCTCTGGCTGTATTTCCTGGCTCCACCGCTGGGCATGTTGCTGGCGGCGGAGACCTACGTTCGCTGGAAGGGCGCGCGTTCCGTATTGTGCGCCAAGTATCACCACCACAACACGGAACGCTGCATTTTCCGCTGCCGCTTTGGCGAGATGGCAAACGGCGGATAG
- a CDS encoding zf-HC2 domain-containing protein: protein MSEPIRIRCQEVWQLLSDYIENQLSPKDRKSLAEHFRTCAHCTAILDGTRNVIELSCDGRSFTVPTGFSQRLERRLKAALARR from the coding sequence TTGTCTGAACCGATCCGTATTCGCTGCCAGGAGGTCTGGCAGCTGCTCTCTGACTACATCGAGAACCAGCTCAGCCCCAAGGACCGCAAGTCCCTGGCGGAACACTTCCGCACCTGCGCCCATTGCACCGCTATCTTGGACGGCACCCGCAACGTCATCGAGCTCTCTTGCGACGGCCGTAGCTTCACCGTGCCCACCGGATTCAGCCAGCGGCTCGAGCGGCGTCTCAAAGCCGCTCTCGCCAGGCGCTGA
- a CDS encoding sigma-70 family RNA polymerase sigma factor, with product MSRSGAVKAESPEPSASRSLRDEAALIHRVQQGENHLFYELIEPYQRSVYYAAYAVLENDADAEEAAQEAFLKALAHLPQFRAESKFSTWLVQIAINEARMRRRKDRKGLYESIDNGKPDEEGDYIPRDFADWREIPSETLDRKELREALARALASLKPKYREVFILRDVQNLSIAETARLLGINESSVKTRLLRARLQMRDALAPGVDGSWSSGSPKYKKVRPW from the coding sequence ATGTCGCGGAGTGGGGCCGTCAAGGCCGAAAGCCCGGAACCGTCAGCCAGCAGGTCGCTGCGGGACGAAGCCGCACTCATCCACCGTGTCCAGCAGGGCGAGAATCACCTCTTTTACGAACTGATCGAGCCCTACCAGCGCAGCGTCTACTACGCCGCCTATGCCGTCCTGGAGAACGACGCCGACGCCGAAGAAGCCGCGCAGGAAGCCTTCCTGAAGGCCCTGGCCCACCTGCCGCAGTTCCGCGCCGAATCCAAGTTCAGCACCTGGCTGGTGCAGATCGCCATCAATGAGGCCCGCATGCGGCGCCGCAAGGACCGCAAGGGGCTTTACGAATCCATCGACAACGGCAAGCCTGACGAGGAAGGCGATTACATCCCGCGCGACTTCGCCGACTGGCGCGAGATTCCTTCGGAAACCCTCGACCGCAAGGAACTGCGTGAGGCGCTGGCCCGCGCCCTGGCCTCGCTCAAGCCCAAGTACCGCGAAGTCTTCATCTTGCGCGACGTGCAGAACCTCAGCATCGCGGAGACCGCCCGTCTGCTCGGCATCAACGAATCCTCGGTCAAGACCCGCCTGCTGCGCGCCCGCCTGCAGATGCGCGACGCGCTCGCCCCCGGCGTCGATGGCTCCTGGAGCTCGGGCAGTCCCAAGTACAAGAAGGTGCGGCCATGGTAG
- a CDS encoding MEDS domain-containing protein encodes MVEARPKACRGIERRISDYLEGQVTSRQRADIRGHLRRCRRCAAVFEGVRNLRRLAADPCAFPLPAGFSQRLRRRIQEAVQPPALLVPLGVGDAMARSGDHVGYFWESEPDFEAAVGFLEAGLRGRDAGFIFGHPQANQRVLAILSRHGFDVARLAQERRLFVLEGKPTGQAMLEDIAAAFKLALDAGAPLLRLLGNIGWGRPDWPPDDAILEFESRVTVAAKSLPAVIVCMYDVAALPGRILLKGGFETHPLTYHDQQLEQNPHHVPNDRFLALLQAADGRIQ; translated from the coding sequence ATGGTAGAAGCCAGACCCAAGGCCTGCCGCGGCATCGAGCGTCGCATCTCCGACTACCTCGAGGGTCAGGTCACCTCCAGGCAGCGTGCCGACATCCGCGGTCATCTTCGCCGCTGCCGCCGTTGTGCGGCGGTGTTCGAGGGCGTGCGCAACCTCAGGCGCTTGGCCGCCGACCCGTGCGCCTTCCCGCTTCCCGCCGGATTCAGCCAGCGCCTTCGCCGGCGTATCCAGGAAGCGGTTCAGCCTCCGGCGCTGTTGGTGCCGCTGGGTGTGGGCGACGCGATGGCCCGCAGCGGCGACCACGTCGGCTATTTCTGGGAATCCGAGCCCGACTTCGAAGCCGCCGTCGGCTTCCTGGAAGCCGGACTGCGTGGCCGCGACGCCGGCTTCATCTTCGGTCACCCGCAGGCCAACCAGCGCGTCCTCGCCATCCTAAGCCGGCATGGTTTCGACGTGGCGCGCCTGGCCCAGGAGCGGCGGCTGTTCGTGCTCGAAGGCAAGCCCACCGGTCAGGCCATGCTGGAAGACATTGCGGCGGCCTTCAAGCTCGCACTCGATGCCGGCGCACCCCTGCTCCGCCTGCTGGGCAACATCGGTTGGGGCCGCCCCGACTGGCCCCCGGACGACGCCATCCTCGAATTCGAATCGCGGGTCACCGTGGCCGCCAAGAGCCTTCCCGCCGTCATCGTCTGCATGTACGACGTGGCCGCGCTGCCCGGCCGCATCCTGCTCAAGGGCGGATTTGAAACTCATCCCTTGACCTACCACGACCAGCAACTGGAGCAGAATCCTCATCACGTGCCCAACGACCGGTTCCTGGCGCTGCTCCAGGCCGCCGACGGGAGGATCCAGTAA
- a CDS encoding zf-HC2 domain-containing protein, which yields MARQKRQPAPKAGQKAAGPVVEISCREVLREISRYIESDLDPGLRGMIERHFAGCRHCSAVLDGTRNVIVLSGDDRTFSLPSGFSQRLRSLLETRSPEDN from the coding sequence ATGGCCAGGCAGAAACGCCAACCCGCACCGAAAGCCGGGCAGAAGGCCGCCGGTCCGGTTGTCGAGATCAGTTGCCGCGAAGTGCTGCGCGAGATTTCCAGGTACATCGAGAGCGACCTCGATCCCGGCCTGCGCGGCATGATCGAACGTCACTTTGCCGGCTGCCGCCACTGCTCGGCGGTGCTCGACGGCACCCGCAACGTCATCGTGCTCAGCGGCGACGACCGCACCTTCTCCCTGCCCTCCGGTTTCAGCCAGCGCTTACGCAGCCTGCTCGAAACCCGATCCCCCGAAGACAACTAG
- a CDS encoding DUF1801 domain-containing protein, which produces MKGPAPVESASRFIDMKIKELGDWRGKTLARVRDIIHKADPEIVEERKWVKPTSPGTPVWSHGGIVCTGETYKNVVKMTFPKGAALPDPAGLFNASLEGNVRRAIDIHEGDKIHEAALKDLIRAAVALNLKGKSKPRRASRKRGD; this is translated from the coding sequence ATGAAAGGGCCCGCGCCGGTGGAATCCGCCTCTCGATTCATCGACATGAAGATCAAGGAACTTGGGGATTGGCGCGGGAAGACGCTCGCGAGAGTGCGCGACATCATACACAAGGCAGACCCTGAGATCGTCGAGGAGCGGAAGTGGGTGAAGCCCACGAGCCCCGGAACACCGGTCTGGTCCCACGGCGGCATCGTGTGCACGGGAGAGACGTACAAAAACGTCGTCAAGATGACGTTTCCCAAGGGAGCTGCGTTGCCGGACCCTGCAGGCCTGTTCAACGCCAGCCTGGAGGGGAATGTGAGGCGCGCCATCGATATCCACGAAGGCGACAAAATCCATGAGGCGGCCTTGAAGGACCTCATCCGCGCAGCCGTGGCGCTGAATCTCAAGGGCAAGAGCAAGCCCCGGCGAGCGAGCCGGAAGCGGGGCGACTAA
- a CDS encoding glycosyltransferase family 4 protein, with the protein MSSLESAPWRKPSSRLTVRTPVLEEKPAPSWRLRSSAALPSRIAVIGNYLPRQCGIATFTTDLCDAIGAEFGTAQLLAVPVNDPESRYSYPARVRFELTEGDPSSYEDAADFLNFNNVDLVSLQHEYGIFGGPAGSHILRLLRRLKMPMVTTLHTVLRAPDANQRMVMDEIVALSDRLIVMSEHSSRFLQEVFRVPEEKIDLIPHGVPDLPFGDPNYYKDSSGTEGKAVLLTFGLLSPNKGIESVIEALPRIVAQHADAVYVIAGATHPRIRRREGDQYRLKLQALARKLGVERNVIFHNRFVSPEEMAQFVGSADIYITPYRDEAQAVSGTLAYALGAGKAIISTPYWHATELLDDGRGVLVPFQDSKAIASAAIELLDKEATRHAMRKRAYLYARDTVWNKIARSYMGTFVRARSDRMQTPRIAFSDLNAERTLDRLPSIKLDHLYRMTDHTGLLQHAVFSVPNYREGYSTDDNARALIVAVLMEQLGMTAVSESARLGSCYLAFLWHAFNPATGRFRNVLSYERQWHEAEGSEDSHGRALWGLGTVLGRSKSPGLRGTAGRLFESAVPAMHAFRSPRAWAFAALGLQEYLDCFPGDRAALQTRDELAHRLLDSYASSRSAGWNWFEDVLAYSNARLPQALLACASRTSDKVMLAAGLESLDWLVRMQRCETKGHFVPIGSQGFYREGGDKARFDQQPVEAGAAVSACLQAFRATGDDRWQKEAWSAFNWFLGDNDLQIVLYDSSTGGCRDGLHPDRANENQGAESTLSFLMALLEMRLLEGADLLLTKRESPADSAGFASSRNPLEIS; encoded by the coding sequence ATGTCGTCACTAGAGAGTGCACCGTGGAGAAAACCATCATCTCGGCTCACGGTGCGCACGCCGGTGCTCGAAGAAAAGCCGGCGCCGTCGTGGCGGTTGAGGTCCAGCGCTGCGCTTCCAAGCCGGATCGCGGTGATCGGAAACTATCTCCCGCGACAGTGTGGGATCGCCACTTTCACGACCGACCTATGCGATGCCATCGGCGCAGAGTTCGGCACCGCGCAACTCCTAGCAGTGCCGGTCAACGACCCTGAATCGCGGTACAGCTACCCCGCTCGCGTCCGATTCGAGCTCACGGAAGGTGACCCTTCCTCGTACGAGGATGCCGCCGACTTTCTTAACTTCAACAATGTTGATCTGGTTTCTCTTCAGCATGAGTACGGCATTTTCGGAGGGCCAGCTGGCAGCCACATCCTGCGCCTGCTGCGGCGCCTCAAGATGCCTATGGTGACGACACTACATACGGTTCTGCGCGCGCCAGACGCCAATCAGCGTATGGTCATGGACGAGATCGTGGCACTCTCTGACCGCCTCATTGTCATGAGTGAGCACTCCTCGCGGTTCCTGCAAGAAGTGTTTCGTGTTCCTGAGGAGAAAATCGACCTCATTCCTCACGGCGTCCCCGACCTGCCCTTTGGAGATCCCAACTACTATAAAGATTCCTCCGGAACGGAAGGGAAGGCTGTGCTACTCACGTTCGGACTGCTGTCGCCGAATAAGGGGATTGAAAGCGTCATTGAAGCGCTGCCACGCATCGTTGCCCAACACGCCGACGCCGTCTACGTGATCGCGGGTGCTACCCATCCTCGTATCCGACGTCGCGAAGGGGACCAATATCGGCTCAAGCTGCAGGCTCTGGCAAGAAAGCTCGGGGTAGAACGCAACGTGATATTCCACAATCGTTTCGTCAGCCCTGAGGAGATGGCCCAGTTCGTTGGGTCGGCCGACATTTACATCACCCCGTATCGCGATGAGGCACAAGCGGTATCCGGCACACTGGCGTATGCGCTAGGCGCGGGTAAGGCAATCATTTCGACCCCATACTGGCACGCCACCGAACTACTGGATGACGGCCGCGGGGTTCTAGTGCCGTTCCAAGACTCCAAAGCAATTGCAAGTGCGGCGATTGAACTCCTGGACAAGGAGGCAACCCGCCATGCCATGCGCAAGCGCGCCTACCTGTATGCGCGCGACACGGTCTGGAACAAGATCGCCCGGTCCTATATGGGCACGTTCGTACGCGCCCGTTCTGACCGTATGCAAACCCCGCGTATCGCGTTCTCGGATCTGAATGCCGAAAGGACGCTGGACAGGCTGCCATCCATCAAGCTGGATCACCTGTATCGTATGACCGACCACACCGGCCTCCTGCAGCATGCAGTATTCTCGGTGCCGAATTATCGGGAAGGCTACTCAACCGACGACAATGCTCGCGCGTTGATTGTGGCTGTTCTGATGGAGCAGCTTGGGATGACAGCGGTTTCCGAGTCGGCAAGGTTGGGATCATGCTATTTGGCGTTTCTATGGCACGCGTTCAATCCGGCGACCGGCCGGTTTAGAAATGTTCTGAGCTACGAGCGCCAGTGGCACGAGGCCGAGGGATCCGAAGATAGCCATGGGCGCGCTCTGTGGGGATTGGGAACCGTCCTGGGGCGCTCCAAGTCCCCGGGTTTAAGGGGCACGGCAGGCCGGCTTTTTGAATCTGCCGTTCCTGCCATGCACGCCTTCCGCAGTCCCCGTGCCTGGGCCTTCGCTGCGCTGGGATTGCAGGAATACCTTGACTGCTTTCCGGGGGACAGAGCGGCTCTCCAGACGAGAGACGAGCTGGCACATCGACTGCTTGATAGTTACGCTTCCAGCCGCTCGGCGGGATGGAACTGGTTTGAGGATGTCCTCGCTTACTCAAACGCCCGATTGCCACAGGCTCTCCTAGCTTGCGCTTCGCGCACCTCAGACAAAGTGATGCTTGCGGCCGGTCTTGAATCCCTGGATTGGCTTGTCAGGATGCAGCGTTGCGAAACAAAAGGGCACTTTGTGCCCATCGGATCCCAGGGTTTCTACCGCGAGGGCGGTGACAAAGCCCGCTTCGATCAACAACCTGTCGAGGCAGGCGCTGCCGTATCTGCATGCCTGCAGGCCTTTCGCGCAACCGGAGATGACCGTTGGCAGAAGGAGGCTTGGTCAGCGTTCAACTGGTTTCTGGGCGACAATGATCTGCAGATCGTTCTTTATGATTCCAGCACCGGCGGATGCCGGGATGGTTTGCATCCCGACCGGGCCAACGAGAACCAGGGAGCAGAGTCCACTCTTTCATTCCTGATGGCGCTGTTGGAGATGCGTCTTCTAGAGGGCGCGGACCTGCTGCTCACCAAGCGCGAATCGCCAGCCGACTCAGCCGGTTTT